One genomic window of Candidatus Poribacteria bacterium includes the following:
- a CDS encoding 6-phosphofructokinase: MPKKIGVLTGGGDTSALNATLKGIALKAEELGFELVGFMEGWRGVLKGGRYFTLTPDLIDENRGGTLLKSSRTNLIKDNKLDEAVSNLKKLDISGLIPIGGDDTLTVGTALSDQFTTTFVTKTIDNDVGINPPEGDAVDYSKMVNYFCPGFPSSAQSVINAVRDLRTTTYSHDRVIVVEAMGRDAGWLTLSAAYGQADLIVVPEIPYQPERLAEAIREKHAAQGNVIVVVSEGIRNDAGELMISSQAELDAFGHTKPGGCSEIIVKAMKKLLPEIPSSAFRALILGYLQRCGSPIPLDRDTAMKAGAIAVQALSEGMFNGVATITRTDTGIEPTLLPLEQVLKRDETGHVIRRDLDLRFYDAERYQISPAGVGYFRPLFGDLPRPDRTLDDRLIEVGEIG, from the coding sequence ATGCCCAAAAAGATCGGTGTTTTAACTGGGGGTGGCGATACCAGTGCACTCAACGCCACCCTGAAAGGCATCGCCTTGAAAGCCGAAGAACTCGGTTTTGAATTGGTCGGATTCATGGAAGGATGGCGCGGTGTCCTAAAAGGTGGACGCTACTTTACGTTAACCCCAGACCTGATTGATGAGAACCGAGGCGGAACACTGCTAAAAAGCTCGCGCACAAATCTGATTAAAGATAATAAGTTAGACGAAGCGGTAAGTAATCTGAAAAAGTTGGACATCAGTGGTCTTATTCCGATAGGTGGTGACGACACTTTGACGGTCGGAACCGCACTCTCAGACCAATTCACGACCACGTTTGTGACCAAAACGATTGATAACGATGTCGGTATCAATCCGCCAGAGGGTGACGCTGTTGATTATTCCAAAATGGTCAACTATTTCTGTCCCGGTTTCCCGTCGTCGGCACAGAGCGTTATCAACGCCGTCCGAGACCTACGGACGACTACCTATTCCCATGACCGTGTGATTGTTGTTGAAGCGATGGGTAGAGATGCGGGGTGGTTAACACTCTCCGCAGCTTATGGGCAGGCAGACCTTATTGTTGTCCCAGAGATCCCATATCAACCTGAGAGACTGGCGGAAGCGATTCGTGAAAAACACGCAGCACAAGGGAACGTCATTGTTGTCGTGTCGGAGGGGATTCGGAACGATGCCGGGGAATTGATGATTAGTTCTCAAGCGGAACTCGATGCTTTTGGGCATACGAAACCGGGGGGATGTTCAGAAATCATCGTTAAAGCGATGAAGAAACTGCTCCCAGAAATTCCAAGTTCAGCGTTTCGTGCGTTGATTCTCGGCTATCTCCAACGATGTGGTAGCCCGATTCCATTGGATAGGGACACTGCTATGAAAGCAGGCGCGATCGCGGTACAGGCACTCTCAGAGGGGATGTTCAACGGTGTTGCGACTATCACGCGAACAGATACCGGTATTGAGCCGACACTCTTGCCGTTAGAACAGGTGCTCAAGCGCGATGAGACGGGGCATGTGATTCGCAGGGATCTCGATCTTCGGTTCTACGACGCGGAACGGTATCAGATTTCTCCGGCGGGTGTGGGTTATTTCCGTCCGCTTTTTGGGGACCTACCGCGTCCAGACAGGACCTTAGACGACCGATTGATTGAGGTTGGCGAGATTGGGTGA
- a CDS encoding type I restriction endonuclease subunit R — protein sequence MNPYSEDELIEQPTLAILAEIGWETRNCHSEFNQQDGSSLGRHTKAEVILASRLQPALQKLNPNATQDAINEAVEELTQSRALLDPVEANREIYSLLKDGVKVAVTDPNGEGETVEVLRVIDWENPKNNDFFAASQFTITGEMYTRRPDIVCFVNGIPLILMEFKRIDVDLYAAYNDNLRDYKRTIPHLFWYNTFILLSNGTQSKVGSLTASWEHFAEWKRIHSEDEPPNVSLQTILHALCTPERLLDIVENFILFMEVQGGLIKILAKNHQYLGVNRTVGALKQIEDNHGKLGVFWHTQGSGKSISMLLFAQKVLRKVPGNWTFVVVTDRKELDDQIYKTFASTVGVLTQQEVHAESVVHLRQLLSEDHRYIFTLIHKFQTQGSERHPVLSERSDIVVITDEAHRSQYDTLALNMRTALPNAAFVAFTGTPLMTGEEKTKSVFGDYVSVYNFNQSIVDGATVPLYYENRVPTLHLMNEDFNADIEQILDEAELDEAQEARLEHEFAREYHLITREERLETIAEDIVEHFMGRGYQGKAMVISIDKATAVKMFDKVQKHWKRHIKRLKSKIATQTGSERIFLEERINYMEETDMAVVVSPGQNEIDDLRERGVDIEPHRRRMNAEDLDTKFKDADDPFRIVFVCAMWITGFDVPSCSTIYLDKPQRNHTLMQTIARANRVFGDKNNGLIVDYIGVFRDLEKALAIYATGADVEGDQTPIADKSKLVEKLRKAIAEISEFCEGLGVDLAEAQTDHALQNISQINDAVERILINDETKKNYLQLAGNATKLYKAILPDPDAHEFTRICQLINVIAQKIRNLTPPANISGVMTEVETLLDQSIAPEGYRIEIPPDSYDMNQIDLSQIDFEQLSEQFNTQHKRIEAERLRGAINTKLTVMVRLNRSRMDYQAKFEQMIAEYNAGIIGVEDYFERLFDFVGDLNQEDQRSSTEDLSEEELAVFDLLTRREPHLTVPERDEVKTAVRKLLETLKQEKLELDWRKRTQSRAEVKETVNGILDEGLPQPYTRELFGQKSEAVYQHIYDSYYGEGKSVYSEN from the coding sequence ATGAACCCTTACAGCGAAGATGAACTCATAGAACAACCTACCCTTGCAATTCTTGCCGAAATAGGATGGGAAACACGCAACTGCCACAGCGAATTTAACCAACAGGATGGTAGCTCACTCGGTAGACACACCAAAGCCGAAGTTATCCTCGCCTCCCGACTCCAGCCCGCATTACAAAAACTTAACCCCAATGCAACCCAAGATGCCATTAACGAGGCAGTCGAGGAACTCACTCAATCCCGCGCACTTTTGGATCCTGTCGAAGCGAATCGCGAGATTTACAGCCTCCTCAAAGACGGTGTGAAGGTTGCCGTCACCGATCCAAACGGCGAAGGCGAAACTGTTGAAGTACTTCGGGTCATTGACTGGGAAAATCCGAAAAATAACGATTTCTTTGCTGCATCCCAATTCACGATTACTGGAGAGATGTACACCAGACGGCCAGATATCGTCTGTTTCGTCAACGGAATTCCACTCATCCTTATGGAGTTCAAACGGATTGATGTGGACCTCTACGCTGCCTACAACGATAACCTCCGAGACTACAAAAGGACCATCCCACATCTCTTTTGGTACAACACCTTTATTCTCCTCTCTAACGGCACACAGAGCAAGGTCGGAAGCCTCACTGCCAGTTGGGAACACTTTGCCGAGTGGAAGCGAATTCACAGTGAAGATGAACCACCTAACGTCTCTTTACAGACAATCCTACATGCCCTCTGCACACCCGAACGACTGCTTGATATTGTCGAGAACTTTATCCTGTTTATGGAGGTGCAGGGTGGATTAATCAAAATTCTCGCCAAAAACCATCAATACCTCGGTGTCAACAGGACTGTTGGTGCTTTGAAGCAAATTGAAGACAATCACGGCAAACTCGGTGTGTTCTGGCATACGCAAGGTAGTGGGAAAAGCATCTCAATGCTCCTCTTTGCACAGAAAGTCTTGAGGAAAGTGCCGGGAAACTGGACATTCGTTGTTGTAACTGATCGTAAGGAATTGGACGACCAAATCTATAAAACCTTCGCCAGTACAGTCGGTGTCTTGACCCAGCAGGAGGTACATGCAGAGAGTGTCGTCCATCTCCGCCAACTCTTAAGTGAAGACCATCGCTATATCTTTACCCTCATTCACAAGTTCCAGACGCAAGGTAGCGAAAGGCACCCTGTTCTTTCGGAGCGGTCAGACATCGTTGTCATCACTGATGAGGCACATCGCAGTCAATACGATACACTCGCCTTGAACATGCGTACTGCGCTTCCCAACGCCGCATTTGTCGCATTTACCGGTACGCCCCTCATGACTGGCGAAGAAAAGACGAAATCCGTATTCGGTGATTATGTGAGTGTTTACAACTTTAATCAATCTATCGTTGACGGTGCAACCGTTCCACTCTATTATGAAAACCGTGTGCCGACCCTACACTTGATGAACGAAGACTTTAACGCAGATATCGAACAGATTCTTGACGAAGCCGAGCTTGATGAGGCACAAGAGGCGAGGCTTGAACACGAATTCGCCAGAGAGTATCATCTCATCACACGAGAGGAACGCTTAGAAACCATCGCTGAAGATATTGTTGAGCACTTTATGGGCAGGGGTTACCAAGGTAAAGCAATGGTCATCTCAATTGACAAAGCCACTGCCGTTAAGATGTTCGACAAGGTTCAGAAACATTGGAAGCGGCACATTAAGCGTCTAAAATCGAAGATAGCCACACAGACGGGTAGCGAACGGATCTTCTTAGAGGAAAGAATTAACTACATGGAAGAAACCGATATGGCAGTTGTCGTTTCTCCGGGACAAAACGAGATTGATGACCTTAGAGAAAGAGGCGTTGATATCGAACCCCACCGCCGCCGTATGAACGCTGAAGATTTAGATACCAAGTTCAAAGACGCGGACGATCCCTTCCGAATCGTCTTCGTTTGTGCGATGTGGATTACAGGTTTCGATGTTCCTTCCTGTTCCACAATCTACCTCGACAAGCCCCAGCGAAATCATACCTTGATGCAGACCATCGCCAGAGCCAACCGCGTCTTCGGCGATAAAAATAATGGTTTAATTGTTGACTACATCGGGGTTTTCCGAGACCTTGAAAAAGCGTTGGCGATTTATGCCACAGGTGCCGATGTTGAAGGAGACCAAACGCCAATCGCGGATAAGTCGAAACTGGTCGAAAAACTCAGAAAGGCGATCGCTGAAATCTCCGAATTCTGCGAAGGTCTCGGTGTTGACTTGGCGGAAGCCCAAACGGATCACGCTCTGCAAAACATCAGCCAAATCAATGATGCGGTGGAACGCATCTTGATTAACGATGAAACGAAAAAGAATTACCTACAGTTAGCAGGGAACGCCACTAAACTATACAAAGCGATTCTGCCCGACCCCGATGCACACGAGTTCACCAGAATTTGCCAACTGATCAATGTCATCGCACAGAAAATCAGGAATTTAACACCACCGGCTAACATCTCCGGTGTGATGACAGAAGTCGAAACCCTACTCGATCAATCAATCGCACCTGAAGGCTATCGTATTGAGATACCGCCTGATAGTTATGATATGAATCAGATAGATTTAAGCCAAATCGACTTCGAGCAGTTAAGCGAACAATTCAATACACAACACAAACGCATTGAGGCAGAGAGACTCAGAGGCGCGATTAACACGAAACTCACTGTGATGGTTCGCCTCAACAGGAGCCGCATGGATTATCAGGCGAAATTTGAACAGATGATTGCGGAATACAACGCAGGAATTATTGGTGTTGAGGATTATTTTGAGAGGCTTTTTGACTTTGTGGGTGACCTCAATCAAGAAGACCAACGCTCCAGTACGGAAGACCTCTCTGAAGAGGAACTGGCGGTATTTGACCTGCTGACACGACGGGAGCCGCATCTAACTGTCCCTGAGCGAGACGAAGTGAAGACTGCAGTACGGAAATTGCTTGAGACGCTCAAACAGGAAAAATTGGAGTTGGATTGGCGGAAACGGACCCAGTCGAGAGCGGAAGTCAAGGAAACCGTTAACGGCATACTTGATGAGGGACTACCGCAACCTTACACACGAGAACTATTTGGTCAGAAGTCCGAGGCGGTTTATCAGCACATCTACGATTCTTACTACGGCGAGGGAAAAAGCGTTTATAGCGAGAATTAA
- a CDS encoding thiamine pyrophosphate-binding protein produces MTGGDLFVEGLKAQGVSVIFGLPGNHLDTVYESLYNNQDSIQHYVTRHEGGASFMADGYARATGEVGVCMTVPGPGSNNASIGIGEANTASSPVLWITGQNPSYLASRDPKKSFHGLDQRAAFTPMTKHLEIVHRVDQIPGAINRSFSALRSGRPGPVLVELAKDALDASADFSVPPYNNGIQTAASPQDVDAALELLNKSERPLIISGGGINHTRATAEMLAFAQLLDAPIVMTGFGKGSVPEDSPNVIGIFRDGVAQAAMEASDLLIAVGTRFNYRDTGNWSLKIPQPLLHIEADTEEIHKEYPATVGIGANPKLVLRQLNAALRDENRSGGWGEGLRELRRRFTAIEPPQILKEMRDVMPHDAILSVDVNITGYGALQHFPCYHPGSYIFSGVSVAMGIGLTGAIGAQVAYPERKVVALSGDGGFLMSCPDLATAVMYNLPVVTLVMNDNQYTSIERGQLRRFGKRIGVELANPDFVQFAESFGAVGLRVEDPNDFKPTFEKALAFDKPVLLEVVK; encoded by the coding sequence ATGACAGGTGGAGATCTTTTTGTTGAAGGTTTGAAGGCACAAGGTGTGAGCGTCATTTTCGGTTTACCGGGCAACCATCTCGATACCGTCTATGAATCACTGTATAACAACCAAGATAGCATCCAGCACTATGTGACACGCCATGAAGGTGGCGCATCGTTTATGGCGGACGGTTATGCGCGTGCAACAGGTGAAGTCGGGGTTTGCATGACTGTTCCGGGTCCCGGTTCCAACAATGCTTCTATCGGTATTGGCGAAGCGAACACGGCATCTTCACCCGTCCTCTGGATTACAGGTCAGAATCCATCTTACTTAGCGTCGCGCGATCCAAAGAAGAGTTTCCACGGTTTGGATCAACGCGCTGCCTTTACGCCAATGACGAAACATCTGGAAATTGTGCATCGCGTCGATCAGATTCCAGGCGCGATCAATCGGAGTTTCAGTGCACTCCGTTCAGGTAGACCGGGACCGGTGCTGGTTGAGTTGGCGAAAGATGCGTTGGATGCATCGGCAGATTTTTCAGTTCCGCCGTATAACAACGGTATCCAAACAGCAGCGAGTCCACAAGACGTAGATGCCGCTTTGGAACTACTGAATAAATCGGAGCGTCCACTGATTATCTCTGGTGGGGGTATCAATCATACGCGCGCCACTGCGGAGATGCTTGCGTTCGCACAATTGTTAGATGCCCCAATCGTGATGACGGGGTTTGGGAAAGGTTCAGTGCCGGAAGATTCACCGAATGTTATCGGTATCTTCCGTGACGGTGTTGCGCAAGCGGCGATGGAAGCATCTGACCTCCTAATTGCTGTTGGGACACGGTTCAACTATCGGGACACGGGAAACTGGAGCCTCAAGATTCCACAACCCCTGTTGCATATTGAAGCAGACACGGAAGAGATACACAAGGAATATCCGGCGACCGTCGGTATCGGTGCGAATCCCAAACTCGTTTTGCGTCAGTTGAACGCTGCGCTGCGTGATGAGAATCGGTCTGGTGGTTGGGGTGAAGGTCTACGCGAATTGCGTCGTCGATTCACCGCAATTGAACCCCCTCAGATTCTCAAGGAGATGCGCGATGTGATGCCACACGATGCAATCCTATCGGTCGATGTTAATATCACTGGCTACGGCGCACTGCAGCATTTCCCGTGTTACCATCCCGGCAGCTACATCTTTTCGGGTGTCTCTGTTGCGATGGGAATTGGATTGACGGGTGCTATTGGTGCACAGGTCGCTTATCCAGAACGGAAGGTGGTCGCACTTAGCGGTGACGGCGGTTTCTTGATGTCGTGCCCAGACCTTGCAACAGCCGTGATGTATAATCTACCCGTCGTGACGCTTGTGATGAACGACAATCAATATACCTCTATTGAACGCGGTCAACTGCGACGTTTCGGCAAACGGATTGGTGTTGAATTGGCTAATCCGGACTTCGTACAGTTCGCTGAGTCGTTCGGTGCAGTCGGTCTACGGGTTGAAGATCCGAACGATTTCAAACCCACATTTGAAAAAGCACTCGCTTTTGACAAACCCGTTCTTCTTGAAGTCGTGAAGTAG